In the genome of Vanacampus margaritifer isolate UIUO_Vmar chromosome 1, RoL_Vmar_1.0, whole genome shotgun sequence, one region contains:
- the LOC144057939 gene encoding V-type proton ATPase subunit C 1-B-like, whose product MRDLWLISVPLDNTSVKSVEKLKHIIGQTYRASCYKFTIPDLKVGILDSLLCVSDKLHTLDTLTESVMKKTCQCMREVMEQTENVLANGVDMMNYVMSFQWDKAKYPTTLPLSSLVNIINKEISQVEVELKSRSAAYNNVNASLQCLERTFEGSLQTCSLNGMVRKEDLVVSEYLTSLLVVVSRGDYGNWERKYESLSKFVVPRSSRKLYEDGEGGIFSVTLFKRDVYEFKAKVQESKFTVREYCFDLEEKQQREWKELSIHRKEQYGMFVHWLKVNCSQVFKAWIHLKAVSVFVESVLRYGLPVNYQALLLQSDRKCSAKLRQELASLFMHLDPTATVSETDVTCDIPGLCQQDYFSYICFHVNINMQDFS is encoded by the exons ATGCGAGACTTGTGGTTGATATCTGTCCCACTGGATAATACCAGTGTAAAAAGTGTTGAGAAACTTAAGCACATCATTGGGCAGACTTACAGGGCATCTTGCTACAAATTCACCATTCCAGATCTTAAG GTTGGAATACTGGACAGTCTTCTCTGTGTGTCAGATAAGCTCCACACACTTGATACCTTAACTGAaag TGTGATGAAGAAAACATGTCAGTGTATGAGGGAGGTGATGGAGCAAACCGAAAACGTCTTAGCCAATGGAG TGGACATGATGAACTATGTGATGAGTTTCCAGTGGGACAAGGCCAAGTATCCCACAACACTGCCTCTCTCCAGCCTGGTAAACATCATCAACAAG GAGATTTCTCAGGTGGAAGTGGAATTGAAATCCCGATCTGCGGCATACAACAACGTGAACGCAAGCTTGCAGTGCCTTGAGCGCACTTTTGA AGGGAGTTTGCAAACATGCAGCCTGAATGGCATGGTGAGGAAAGAAGACCTGGTGGTGTCAGAATACCTCACCAGTTTGCTGGTGGTGGTAAGCAG GGGAGACTATGGGAATTGGGAGAGGAAGTATGAATCTTTGTCAAAGTTTGTCGTTCCACGGTCTAGCAG GAAACTGTATGAGGATGGCGAAGGAGGCATTTTTTCCGTCACACTTTTCAAAAGAGATGTGTATGAATTCAAAGCCAAAGTTCAGGAAAGCAA GTTCACTGTGCGTGAGTACTGCTTTGACCTGGAAGAGAAGCAGCAACGAGAGTGGAAGGAGCTCAGCATTCACAGGAAAGAACAGTAT GGCATGTTTGTTCATTGGCTGAAAGTGAATTGTAGCCAAGTGTTTAAGGCCTGGATTCACCTGAAAGCagtgagtgtgtttgtggaatcaGTACTCCG GTATGGCTTACCTGTGAACTATCAGGCCCTTCTGCTTCAGTCAGACAGGAAGTGTTCGGCGAAACTGAGACAAGAACTTGCCTCATTGTTCATGCATCTGGACCCAACTGCCACTGTCAGCGAGACAGAC GTGACCTGTGACATTCCAGGACTCTGCCAGCAGGATTACTTCTCCTACATCTGCTTTCATGTTAACATCAACATGCAAGACTTCAGCTAG
- the kcnf1b gene encoding voltage-gated potassium channel regulatory subunit KCNF1: MWTIPKPRYRPNCDGEPEITVNIGGVRAVLFGDVLNRYPESRLAELVNCSSVQNDELISSLCDDFDPGRKEFYFDRDPDAFKCIIDVYYFDEIHIKPGICPICFIKEMEFWKIDQSSLDECCKSYLSEKEGELREIASKVKIILEDMEVDQCATGTQRCQRFLWRLMEKPGSSFPARVVAIASFLSVLVSAVVMCVGTIPELQVTDAEGELVEHPTLEAIETACMLWFTAEYLLRLASSPNKLHFALSFMNIVDFMAIMPFYVVLSLTYLGTSMMELGNVQQAVQALRIMRIARVFKLARHSSGLQTLTYALKRSLKELGLLLMYMGVGIFVFSALGYTMEQSHPETLFRSIPQSFWWAIITMTTVGYGDIYPKTTLGKCNAAVSFLCGVIAIALPIHPIINNFVVFYNKQQVLETAAKHEVELMELKSGGDARRKNSDKDDT; the protein is encoded by the coding sequence atGTGGACGATTCCGAAGCCAAGATACAGACCCAATTGTGACGGTGAGCCTGAGATCACCGTGAACATCGGCGGGGTCCGAGCAGTGCTTTTTGGGGATGTTTTGAATCGTTACCCGGAGAGCCGACTTGCCGAATTGGTGAACTGCTCCTCGGTGCAGAATGATGAACTTATTTCGTCTCTGTGTGACGACTTTGACCCTGGCCGCAAGGAGTTTTATTTTGACCGAGATCCAGATGCTTTCAAGTGCATCATCGATGTTTATTACTTCGACGAAATCCACATTAAACCCGGCATTTGCCCCATTTGTTTCATCAAGGAGATGGAATTCTGGAAAATAGACCAAAGCTCTTTGGATGAGTGCTGCAAAAGTTATTTGAGCGAGAAGGAGGGGGAGCTGAGAGAGATAGCGAGCAAAGTGAAGATCATTTTGGAGGACATGGAGGTGGACCAGTGTGCCACGGGCACCCAGAGGTGCCAGAGGTTCTTGTGGAGGCTCATGGAGAAACCTGGTTCCTCCTTCCCTGCGCGCGTCGTCGCCATCGCTTCCTTCCTCTCCGTCCTAGTCTCAGCTGTGGTCATGTGCGTGGGAACCATCCCCGAATTGCAGGTAACAGACGCCGAGGGGGAGCTCGTGGAGCACCCGACTTTGGAGGCTATTGAGACGGCGTGCATGTTGTGGTTCACCGCGGAGTACCTGCTGCGCCTCGCCTCCTCGCCCAACAAGTTACACTTTGCGCTCTCCTTCATGAACATCGTGGACTTCATGGCTATTATGCCTTTCTACGTGGTCCTCAGTCTAACCTACCTTGGCACCTCCATGATGGAACTTGGCAACGTGCAGCAGGCGGTGCAGGCGCTTCGCATTATGCGCATCGCGCGCGTTTTTAAGTTGGCGCGCCACTCGTCGGGGCTGCAGACTCTCACGTACGCGCTCAAGAGGAGCCTCAAAGAGCTGGGCCTGCTGCTCATGTACATGGGCGTGGGTATTTTCGTGTTCTCCGCTCTGGGATACACCATGGAGCAGAGCCACCCCGAGACCCTGTTCAGGAGCATCCCACAATCCTTCTGGTGGGCCATCATCACCATGACAACGGTGGGATACGGAGACATCTACCCCAAAACCACTCTTGGCAAGTGCAACGCGGCCGTGAGCTTCCTGTGCGGGGTCATAGCCATCGCCTTACCCATACACCCCATTATTAATAACTTTGTGGTGTTCTACAACAAGCAGCAAGTGTTGGAGACTGCAGCTAAGCATGAAGTGGAGCTGATGGAGCTGAAGTCTGGTGGGGATGCACGCAGAAAAAACAGCGACAAAGATGACACTTAA